GGGCCAGCAGCACCGCCGGTGGATGCCGCACGGTACCAGCCACCACCTTGGCCTTGACGTCCACGACTGCGCCCAGGCCAAGCGGGAGCTCTACCTGGACGGCATCCTCACCGAGGGAATGGTGTTCACCATCGAACCGGGCCTGTACTTCAAGGAAGAAGACCTCGCGATCCCTGTTGAGTACCGCGGCATCGGAGTGCGGATCGAGGACGACATCCTGATGACCACGCAAGGTCCGGTCAACCTGAGCGCCGCCCTTCCGCGCAAGGCTGACGACGTGGAGAACTGGATGGCCGGCATCTATCGTGAAGCCGAGGGGACCCACTAGGAGCTGCAGAAACCAAAAGCGGGGCCACCGGAAACCATCCGGTGGCCCCGCTTTTGTGCTGGGGGAACGGCTACTGCCGCGGATCGCCCGACGGGCGCTGCTCATCGACCGGCCGCTGCTCGTCGACAGGCCGCTGCCCGGCCTGCTCCCCGCCGTCGGCCGGGCCGGCAAGGTGCTGGCCGTGGAGGCGCTGGCCTTCAGGATGCTGGGCGGCAGGCTGCTGCGGCGCGGCCTGGCCATTCGCGTCAGGACCGTTCTGGGGAAGCCGGATGCCGTACTGGGGCCGCCCGTCGGGCAGGTCGGGGTAACGCACCGCCCGCGGCGGCTCGGGGGAAGCCTGCGGCGCCCCACCGTCGTGCTGTTGTTCGGCAGGCGCACCGTAGGCCGGGTTTTCCTGCCCGGAGTTAGCGGACGACTGGCCGTACGGATCGTTCCAGCCGGAGGGCCGGGCAGGGCCCTGGCCCGGCTGCTGGTAGGGCTGGTTCTGGTAATCCCGCTGCGGGTACGGGCCGTTGCCGGCGGCAGCGTCCGAGCGCGTCATGGGCAGCTGCTGCAGGAGCCTGCGGGCCTCGTGCGCGGCCTCGGGCGAGACGATCACGTCATAACTGGTGGCCACCACCTGGCTGGTGGAGGTGAAGTCGCGCTTTCCCCGCTGCATCGCGTAGGTGACGATGCCAAAGAGCATAAAGAACGCAGCACCCATCAGCACTGACGTCAGGATGGAGAAGTACCCCGGCGACGGCGCGAAGAAGGAGAGCAACACGCCAACGAACAGGCCGAACCACATACCGCTCAGCGCACCGGACAGGGCAACCCGGGGGTAGCTCAGGCGCCCCGTTACCCGCTCCACCATCTTCAGTTCGTTGCCCACGATGGACACCATCTGCACGGGGAACTGCTGGTCGGCGAGGTAGTCCACCGCCTTCTGGGCATCCAGGTAAGAGGTGTAGGAGCCGACGGTGTCGCCGGTTGGAACGGCCCTTGCTTCGTCCATGCCGTTGGGGCCGCCAGCCTTGGGAGCACCAAATATGTTTGCCATAGTCCCATTCTTGCCCATCGGCATGTGTGCTGCCTGTAAATTCAGCTAAAAGAGAGCAGACTCGGTAGCCTGTAGGAGTGAGTACAACACCTACCCGCGTCTTCGTGGCGCGCCTGCTGGGACTCGACGTCTTCGACCCGCTGGGCGACAGGCTGGGCCGGCTGCGCGATGTTGTTGTGCTGTCCCGCGGCACCCAGGGAGCCCCGCACGTGGTGGGCATCGTGGTGGAAGTCCCCGGGAAGAAGCGCGTCTTTGTGCCCATGACGCGGATTACCTCCATCGACCAGACGCAGATCATCTGCACCGGCCTGGTCAACCTGCGCCGCTTTGAACAGCGCGGCGCCGAAACGCTGGTGGTGGCGGAGATGTTCGACCGGCGCGTCACGCTCCGGGACGGCAGCGGCGATGCCACCATCGAGGACATCGCCATGGACCAGAGCCGCTCCCACGACTGGTTCGTCAGCAAGCTTTTTGTCCGCCGGGGCCATTCCCTCTCGCCGCTGAGCCGGCTGCGCCGCAATGAAACCCTCATCATCGACTGGGCAGACGCCCAGCAGGGCCCCCGAACCGAGCCGCAGGCGGCCACCCAGTTCGTGGCAAACCACGAGGACCTCAAGCCTGCCGACTTCGCCGAAGCACTCCAGGAGATGAGCGACAAACGCCGTTTCGAGGTGGCCAGCGAGCTCCAGGACGAACGGCTGGCCGACGTCCTGCAGGAGCTTCCGGAGGATGACCAGGTGGAGATCCTCTCCGCCCTGGACGTCCAGCGCGCCGCCGATGTGCTGGAGGAGATGGACCCCGACGACGCCGCTGACCTCCTGGGCGAACTCCCCTCCGCCCAGGCCGAAGAGCTGCTCCAGCTGATGGAGCCCGAGGGTGCAGAGGACGTCCGGCGCCTCCTGGAGTACGACGAGGACACGGCCGGCGGCCTGATGACGCCCGTGCCGGTAATCCTGCCGCCCGAGGCCACGGTTGCCGAGGCCCTCGCCCACGTGCGGCGCGAGGAGCTCTCCCCCGCACTGGCCTCCTCCATCTTCATCGCCCGGCCGCCGCTGGAGACGCCCACCGGCCGGTTCCTGGGCGTGGTCCACATCCAGCAGCTCCTCCGTTTCCCGCCCTTCGAGTCGCTCGGCAACCTCGTGGACAAGAACCTGGAGCCCCTGTCCGACCAGGCGCATATCAGTGAAGTGGCACGGACCTTGGCTACCTACAACCTGAACTCCCTTCCGGTGGTCAACGACTCCGGCCGGCTTGTGGGGGCGGTGACCGTCGATGACGTTCTGGATCATCTGTTGCCCGATGACTGGCGCGCGCACGATGGCGAAGCCCCGATAAGAAGGCTCGGTGGCCGCATTGGCTGACATCAGTGCTCCGAAGAACCCCGCACAGCGTCCACCCTCCAAGACGGCGTCCGTGGGCAGCCTCGATACACCGCTGAGCGGCCGCCAGCGGATCCTGCCCAAGTTCTCCCCGGACCCGGACGCATTTGGCCATGCCACTGAGGGCTTTGCCCGGTTTATGGGCACGCCGCAGTTCCTGGTTTACATGACGGTGTTCGTCGTCATCTGGCTTGCGTGGAACACCTGGGCCCCGCTGGAATGGCAGTTCGACTCGCGCGATCTCGGCTTCACCCTGCTGACCCTGATGCTGTCCCTGCAGGCGTCCTACGCGGCGCCCCTGCTGCTGCTCGCGCAAAACCGCCAGGACGACCGCGACCGCGTGTCGCTGCAGCAGGACCGCCAGCGCGCCGAACGCAACCTGTCCGATACGGAGTACCTGACGCGGGAACTCGCGTCGCTGCGGATCGCCCTCCGTGAGGTGGCAACGAGGGACTACGTCCGCGCCGAACTGCGCTCGCTCCTGGAGGACATGCTGGAAGCCCAGGAAGAGCTCCGTACCCATGATTCAACCGGCCAGGGGCAACACGAGTCCCCGCGCGACAAGGTCAGGGAAAAACTCAAGGAACAGCGCGAACGGCAGCGGAACCCCCGCACCCAACAGATCCCCCGGGTCAAACCCGGCCATTCAACCCAGGAACGTTAATTGAGCGCACCTACCGCCAGCCCGTTGCCCGGGGCGGTCGACGCCGCCCTCGCCACAGTCATCGATCCCGAACTCCGCCGTCCCATCACCGAACTGGGCATGGTGGAGTCAGTGGAATTCTCCGACGGCGGCAGGGTGGCCCTTACGGTCCTGCTCACCATCGCCGGTTGCCCGCTGCGGGACACCATCACTGCCGACGCCACCAGGGCGCTGCTGGCAGTTCCCGGAGTGACCGCCGTTGACGTTGATCTCAAGGTGATGACCCAGGAACAGCGTGATGCCCTCAAGGAACTGCTCCGGGGTGCAGGAGGACAGCGGGGCATCCCGTTCAACCAGCCGGACTCGCTGACCAAGGTCTACGCCGTGGCCAGCGGCAAGGGCGGCGTGGGCAAATCCTCCGTGACCGTCAACCTTGCCTGCGCCCTGGCGGCGCAGGGGCTGCGCGTAGGAATCGTTGACGCCGACGTTTACGGCTTCTCCGTTCCGGCGCTGATGGGGATCACGCAGGCGCCCACCCGGGTGGACGACATGATCCTTCCGCCGGTTGCCTACGGCGTGAAGGTGATCTCCATCGGGATGTTCGTCAGCGGCAACCAGCCGGTGGCCTGGCGCGGGCCAATGCTGCACCGCGCCCTGGAGCAGTTCCTGACCGATGTGTACTTCGGCGACCTGGACGCCCTGTTCCTGGACCTGCCGCCCGGCACCGGAGACATTGCCATCTCCGTGGCCCAGCTGCTGCCCAAGGCCGAGATCCTGGTGGTCACTACGCCGCAGGCCGCCGCGGCGGACGTCGCCGAGCGGGCCGGCGCCATCGCCACCCAGACGGGGCAGAAGGTTGCCGGCGTGATCGAGAACATGTCCTACCTGGAGCTGCCCGACGGCGGCAGGATGGATTTGTTCGGAAGCGGCGGCGGGACTGTACTCGCCGAGAGGCTCACGGCCACCGTGGGCGAAGATGTTCCGCTGCTGGGGCAGATCCCACTGGATATCAAACTCCGGGAGGGCGGCGACACCGGGACGCCGATCGTGCTGGGTCAGGCCGGGACGCCTGCTGCCGAGGCGCTTTCAGGGATTGCCGGCCGGCTGGCTGCCAAGCCTCGGGGGCTGGCCGGCATGAAGCTGGGGCTTCAGCCCCGCTGACCTGTCCGGTCAGCATTCCCTGGCCGGTCGGCTAGGTAGCTTCCGTATCGTAGGGTGCCGCTTCGCCGGGCGGAAGCGACTGCACCAAGCGCTCCGGCCGTCGTAGAGCCGCAGCGTCAGCCCCGGCGACGGCAGCGGCGCCGGAGACGGCAGCAACTGCAGCAGGCGCACCGGCGCTGACGGGCTTGGAGTCGTCGTCCAGAAGCGCTTCCTTGATGATGCGCCGGGGATCGTACTGGCGGGGATCATACTTCTTCCAGTCGACATCGTCGATGTCGATGCCCACTTCTTCCTTGATCTGCTCGCGCGCACCGGAGGCCATCCGGCGGACTTCCTTGACCAGGTTGGCGAGTTTCTGCGTGTATTCGGGCAGCCGCTGGGGGCCGATCACGAGGACGCCAATGATCAGCAGAAGAAAGAACTCCGGGCCGTTGATTCCAAACACTTTAGGAAGATTACCCTCTCCGGGCTGCCGGTGACGATTCCCGTCCGTGGGCGGCGGAAACTGTCCGCACTACTGAATAAAAAGGGCCACGATCTTGTTGACTCCGCGTTGCAGCCTGGTCGCCACCGGCTCCCCGCCCCGCGCCGGCCCCTCGTCCACGACTTCGGCGGAAACACCCTCCGCCGCGTGCTCGCTGAGGCGCTGCAGGATGGGCAAGGCGTCGTCCGCTTGTTCCGCCGGCAGGTTGGACTCGTAGGTGAAAATCCGGCCCGGCAGCCGGTAGGCGGCAGACCAGGGCGAGGAAGCGAGGACTTGCAGCGACTCCCCGCCAGCCGCAACGGCCCGGTCCGCTTCCGGCCCGGCAGTATGGCGTTCCGTGAGGGTGGCATAGTGCGTCCCGTCGGAGAGCTTCAGCTCAACGGCCGGCGCACCGTCAAGCACCAGGGCCCTCGCAGACTCGAGGTGGAATCCCATCCCCTCAAGTTCCGGACATACCCAGCCCTCGGAGCGCAGGGAAGACAGACGTTCGGCGCTCAGTGCCCTGCCGTCGGCTGGCGTCTGCGAGGAAACGTGGGCGAGGGTGGCGGCCGCTGCCGGACCACCTGCCTGGGCAGGGTCGCCGGCAACGGCAAAGGCGCCGGCGGCAAGAACCCCGGCCGCTGCCACTGTGCCGCCGGCAGACATCGCCAAGATACGGACCGCCGGGCGGGCGGCTTGGCGGTGGGGGTCCGAAAGCGTGGGCCGGGCTGCCAGCTCCTGGGTCCTGGCGAGGAGCCGGGCGGTCAGGTCATCGCTCGCCGGCGGGATGGGGGCCTCGCGCAGCCGCTCCAGGTACTGGCGTTCCCGGCGCATGGCTGAGGCGCAGTCGTGGCACGACCGGATGTGGCTGGCAGTGCGCTGATGCCTGCGTCCGAGCGGAAAATGGGGCCTCATGCGCCGTTCAGAGGATTCCGGCGATGCGCGGCAGCGACAGCTTGGGCCTGGACTGTTGCGGACGCGGGTCGCGGTGGGCCAGCTTCTCGCGAAGCATGGTCCGGCCACGGTGGATCCGCGAGCGGACCGTACCGAGCTTGACGCCCAGGGCCTCTGCCACTTCGTCGTAGGACAAGCCTTCAAGGTCGCACAGAACCACAGCCGCACGGAAGTCCGGCGGGAGTTCCTCAAGCGCCGCCTGGACGTCGAGGTCCAGGTTGTTCAGCTCAAAGCTTTGTTCCGGCCCGGGTTCGCGGCCGGGGATCCTCGACTCGGCATCCTCGGCAAGGGCATCGAAGCGGATGCGGGTTTTGCGGCGCGCCTGGTCCAGGAAAAGGTTGGTGGTGATGCGGTGCAGCCAACCGTCCAGCGTTCCGGGCTTGAAGTTTTCCAGCGACCGGAAGACGCGGACGAAAACCTCCTGGGTGAGGTCCTCGGCGTCGAACTTGTTTCCCGTCAGGCGGTAGGCAAGCCGGTAAACCTTGGCGGAGTGGTTGGTCACCACTTCTTCCCAAGTGGGACGGACCCACTCGGCCTCGGCATTATGTGCTGCAGGGACAGGTGCCACAACTGATGATGACATCGTCCACTCCCCTCATGGAATGCTAACGCCCGGATACTGTTGACATCTCTAATTCGGCGCCGACCACCCTTCGGATGACCGGATAATAATCATTTCAAACTTGGCTGGGAATTTCCTGACCGACGGAAAACTTCAGCCGTAGGCGCAACAGCCCGCCTTCCCGGTTGCCGGCGCCGGACACAGTAGGCTGTAGAGGATACTCCCCCTTGCCGCCCAGAAAGCGAATATCCATGAGCGCCGACAAGTCCATCAGCTGGTCCTATGCAGAAGATCTGCCCGCTGAGGATGAGGTCATGCTTCGGGCCCGGGAGCGCTCCTTCGAACTCGGCGTGACCCCCATCGGGCCCGGCGTGGGCGCCGTCCTCACCGTACTGGCCGCGGCTTCCAAAGCCCAGACCGCCGTCGAAATCGGAACCGGAGCCGGGGTTTCGGGCGTCTGCCTGCTCCGGGGCCTCGGTCCGCAGGCCGTCCTCACCACCATCGACGTGGACGTTGAACACCTCAAGGCCGCCCGCGAAGCTTTCTCGGAGGCGGGCAGCCCGGCCAACCGGACGCGCACCATCTCCGGCCGGGCGGGCGACGTGCTGCCACGGCTCACAGACGGCGCCTACGACCTCGTTTTCATTGACGCCGACAAGCCCGGACTTCCCGGCTACGTGGAGCAGGCCATCCGGCTCCTGAAGCCCGCCGGACTGCTGATCATCAATGACGCACTGGACAAGGACAAGGTAGCCAACCCTGCCGGCCGGGAAGCCACCACGGTGGTCCTGCGCCAGGTGGGAAAGAGCATCCGCGACGACGAGAGGCTGGCTTCGGCCATGCTTCCCACCGGCGACGGCCTGCTGGTAGCGGTCAAAAAATAAGACAGGCTCCGCAGCCTTTCGGGGCTGCGGACCCTGTCCCGCACGATTATTCGGTGACGCCGACCAGGCATTCCCGAAGGTTGGCCGCTTCGGCAGCATTCAGTTCGACCACCAGGCGCCCGCCGCCTTCGAGCGGGACGCGCATGATCAGGCTGCGGCCCTCCTTGGTGACTTCCATTGGGCCGTCGCCGGTGCGTGGTTTCATAGCCGCCATGAGGAATTCCCCTCCATTTTGTCCCAGGACTGATCAGCCCGGGCGGGCTGTGTCCGCATGTAGATCAAGCTGCCATGACGGAGTGGATTGACGCCGCCAGGGCCCCGCATATTCTGAATGCTTTTTGTCCTTGCTTACTTACCATTATCGCGGAATTACCCGCGCGTAGCTAATCGATGGACATTTGGGGCAGGGCACAATTTGCACTCTGACCTGCAGGGAAGTCCATAATCCTAGGGCGGATAATCTCCCCCGCCCGGCAGTTGCGCCCAGGCCCACAGCCACACGATCCAGACGATCTGCAGCAGCAGGAACATCACCACAAGCGTCGCCCGGTAAGCCTTGGACCGGGACAGCAGCGCGGCCCCCAGCGCCAGTGGAAAAAGCGGCAGCAGCATGCGGAAGGTACTGGTCTGCGGGTGGAGGAACATGACCAGGTACCCCATGTAGCAGGCGCACCACAGGCGGAGTTCGACGCCGAGACGGACCACCGGGGGCAGGTACAGCATCGCAGTGAACAGAGCCACAAAGACGAAGGGCGCCAGGATGCCCAGCACCGGGCCGAAGAGGGCGACGCCGGTATCGAACCACGGCTTGAAGGGAACCAGGTCGTGGCCCCGCCACACGGTTTCGGTCTTGGTATAGGCCTGCATATCGCCCGTGACTGCCCATGCCGCGGCGGGCCAGGCCAGTGCCGAGGCGCCAGCTACTGCCGCCAGGGCGGTGAGGGCGACGAGGCCGGGCGTCGTATGGAATCCCGCTTCACTGCGGCGGAGGCGCTGCACCAGACGGAAGATCAACAGGATGCTGAGCATAGCGGCGAAGGGAACGCCCACCGGCCGGGAAAGGCACAGCAGCACCACCACCGGGATGGCCCGCCAGTACTGCCGCCGGACCACGAGCAGCAGCGCCGCCGCAAGCAACAGCAATGACAGCGGCTCGCCATAGGGCACCTGGAGCACCGCGGACACAGGGAACGTGGCAAAAAAGGCCACCCCCCACAGTGCGGTCCCATGGGCCGCCTTGTGCCGGAACAGCGCGTAAGCCACGAGGGCGGCGCCAAGGCCGGACAGCATTGCGATGATGGTCAGCGAGGCAGCCGGAGTCAACCCGGTGAGCCTGCCCAGCCCGCCTGCCAGTGACGGGAACAACGGATAAAAGGCCCAAGTATTCTCCTGCACGTTGCCCGCAGCATCCACGGGAAGCGTGCTGGGGTAGCCGCCCTCGATCACCCTGGCGTACCACCGCGCGTCCCAGATGTTGATGAAGTTCCAGTAGTCAGGCTTTGCCGGGAACCAGGGGTTGGGACCCTGATGCAGGGCCGCGGCCATAAAGATGCCGGCGCTGACGAGCCTCGCCATGACATAGATGGCGGTTACCTGCAGCCACCAGGGCCAGCCCCGGAGGGTCGTGCGGGAACGGAGCGCCAGTGAGCGGACTGATGCCGCAACTCCTGTCCCACGCCGGATCGCAGTACTCAAGCCGGTCCCTCCCCTGTGGCCGGCTCCCCCGTGCCGGGCTCACGTACTTCGGTTTCTCCCGGCAATGCCCGCTGCCGTTCGGACTCCAGTGCAGCTGTCGAAAGTTCCAAGGCCACCAGCCGGGCCTTCAGCGTCTCCACCTCATGCCGGCTGGCGGCAAGCTGATCCCGCAGCTCATCAAGTACCTGGTCCACCTGGTCCATCCGGTAGCCCCGGAGGCCCAGGGAAAAGCGGACGCTGTCCACGTCCTCGGGTGCGGCACGGGCGGGCAGCAGCACCGGCGGCAAGTTTGCCGGCGGCTCCTCCAGGCCGGCATCCAGCAGGGCCGGCAGCGGGCGGCCGCCCTGCTTGCCAGCGCGCCGCCCGACGCTTGCCCACAGGACGGCGGCGATCAGCAATACGGCGAGGAAGACCAGAAAAAAACTCACCACCCCATCGTGCCAGACCTGCCGGCCGTGGCTACTCCGGGCGCTGTTCGCCATTCAGGGAAGGGGTGATGGCTTCGTGGAGCACGCGGTCCACCGCTTCCGAGGGGTTATCCACCACCTGGATCAGGTCCAGGTCCTTCGCCGACACCATGCCCTCAGCCACCAAGGTTCCCTTGATCCATTCGATCATCGGACCCCAGAAGTCCACGCCAAGCAGGACAATCGGGAAGGAGGTCACCTTGCGGGTCTGCACCAGGACCATGGCTTCAAAGAGTTCGTCCAGTGTGCCCAGGCCGCCCGGCAGGACGATGAATCCCTGGGCGTACTTAACGAACATGGTCTTGCGCGCGAAGAAGTACCGGAAGTTGATGCCCAGGTCCACCCACTGGTTCAGGCCCTGCTCAAACGGCAGTTCGATGCCCAGTCCCACGGACACCCCGTTACCTTCAACCGTGCCGCGGTTGGCTGCTTCCATGGAACCCGGTCCGCCCCCGGTAATGACAGCGACACCGGCCTCGGCCAGCTTCCGGCCCACCTCGACGCCCATCTCGTAATAGGGGCTGCCGGGCTTTGTCCGGGCAGAACCGAAGACGCTCACGGCGGGCCCCAGGTCCGCAAGCGCCCCGAAGCCCTCCACGAACTCGCTTTGAATCCTCATGACCCGCCACGGATCAGTATGCACAAACTGGCCGGGCCCTTTGGTATCAAGCAGATGCTGATCGGACATCTCCACCGCCGCCTGTTTGCGGCGAAGCTCAAGGGGTCCCTTACGGCGCGGCTGGATGTTTTTGGCCGGATCTGCACTGATACTCATTCCCCTAGGCTAACCCGCCGGCGCGAGGTATCTCTTGAATCACGATCCTCAGGAACCTGCGGTGATTCCCGTCATAACCTGCCGTTGTTCGCTAGATTCTTCCTATGACTACTCATGTGCCCGGCGATACCCTCGTCTCCCTGAACGCCGTAAATAAGCACTACGGCCAGCTGCACGTTTTGAAGGACATCAATCTGCAGGTCCGCAAGGGCGAGGTTGTTGTGGTCATCGGGCCTTCGGGCTCCGGTAAGTCCACCCTGTGCCGCGCCATCAACCGTCTTGAAACCATTGAAGGCGGCACTATCAGCATCGACGGAAAGGTTCTTCCCGAGGAAGGCAAGGAACTCGCGCAGCTCCGTGCCGACGTCGGAATGGTCTTCCAGTCGTTCAATCTCTTCGCACACAAAACCATTCTCGAAAACGTCACCCTCGGCCCCATCAAGGTCAAGAATGTTTCGAAGGCAACAGCGGACAAGGACGCCATGGCGCTGCTCGAACGCGTGGGCGTCGGACACCAGGCCCCGAAGCTGCCGGCACAGTTGTCCGGCGGCCAGCAGCAGCGCGTTGCCATTGCCCGTGCCCTTGCCATGAAGCCCAAGGTCATGCTGTTCGACGAACCCACCTCGGCGCTGGACCCCGAAATGATCAACGAGGTCCTGGACGTTATGGTCCAGCTCGCCAAAGAGGGCATGACCATGATCGTGGTCACCCACGAGATGGGCTTCGCCCGCAAGGCCGCAGACCGCGTGGTCTTTATGGCCGACGGCCAGATCGTTGAGGACGCCACTCCTGAGGAGTTCTTTACCAATCCCAAGAGCGACCGTGCCAAGGATTTCCTCTCCAAGCTCCTCACCCACTGAAGCACCTCCGAACAAACACTCTGAGTTCGCACCCAGGCCGTGATCCGCGGCCACCAATGAAAGGAATGTCATGAAGGCATTTTTGACCCGGCGGAAGTCATTCTTCGTGGCGGCTACCGCTGCCCTGGCCTTGTCCCTGAGCGCCTGCGGCGGTGGCGACGCCGGATCGTCCAGCAACCCCAGCCCGGTTGAGAAGCCCACGTTCGCGGCGGGCACCACCATGGAAAAGCTCGCCTCCGCCGGCACCATCAAGATCGGCACCAAGTATGACCAGCCGCTCTTCGGCCAGGTGGGCCTGGACGGCAAGCCTGTCGGGTTCGACGTTGAAATCGGGAAGCTGGTCGCCGCCAAGCTGGGCATCCCCGCAGACAAGATCGAGTGGTCCGAAACGGTTTCCGCCAACCGGGAACCGTTCATTGAGCAGGGCAAGGTTGACCTGGTCATCGCCACCTACACCATCAATGACAAGCGCAAGCAGGTGGTCAGCTTCGCCGGACCCTACTACGAGGCCGGCCAGGCGCTGATGGTCCTTAAGGACAACGACACCATCAAGAAGCCCGAAGACGTTAAGGGCAAGAAGGTCTGCTCGGTCACGGGTTCAACCCCTGCGGCCACGATCGTGGAGAAGTACGGAGCCGAACTGGCCCCGGCCCAGACCTACTCCGCCTGCCTTGAGCCGCTGCGCAACAAGCAGGTTGAAGCCATCACCACGGACAACGTGATCCTCGCCGGCTTCGTGGACAAGGAACCGGACGCCTTCAAGCTCGCCTCGGACGAGACCTTCACCAAGGAGCCCTACGGCATCGGCCTGAAGAAGGACGACACCGAGTTCCGCAACTGGATCAACGACCAGCTGGAGGCATTCGAGAAGGACGGCTCCTACGAGAAGGCCTGGGAAGCAA
This genomic interval from Arthrobacter sp. SLBN-100 contains the following:
- a CDS encoding glutamate ABC transporter substrate-binding protein, with translation MKAFLTRRKSFFVAATAALALSLSACGGGDAGSSSNPSPVEKPTFAAGTTMEKLASAGTIKIGTKYDQPLFGQVGLDGKPVGFDVEIGKLVAAKLGIPADKIEWSETVSANREPFIEQGKVDLVIATYTINDKRKQVVSFAGPYYEAGQALMVLKDNDTIKKPEDVKGKKVCSVTGSTPAATIVEKYGAELAPAQTYSACLEPLRNKQVEAITTDNVILAGFVDKEPDAFKLASDETFTKEPYGIGLKKDDTEFRNWINDQLEAFEKDGSYEKAWEATAGAVIKTAPELPKIDRY